In Sphingomonas sp. KC8, the sequence GTGGCGCTCTCCACGCTTCTCGGGGTCGGCACCGAACTCAGCTTCGGCAGCGGCGAGAGTGATCTGGTGCGGGCCATTCGCGAGTCCGCCCAGCAAAGTGGCGCGCGAGCTGGAGACCAGATCGTCACAAAGAACCTGGGCGTCCAGCCAACCCTTCATGTGCGGCCGGGATGGCCACTCAGGGTCGTGGTCCACAAGGATATTGTCCTGCGCCCATGGCGCGTTGCGGGACGCTGATCATGGCAGACTTAAAGCTACCCAGGCTACCCGAACGCACGCCCGTCAAGCTGACCATCAGTGTCTCGCCCGACCTACCGGAAGCGCTCGGTTGCTATGCGCAGCTCTATGCCGAGACCTATGGCCAGACCGAATCCATCGCGGATCTCGTGCCCTATATGCTCCAGGGCTTTCTCGATAGCGACCGGGCGTTCGCACGTTCCCGGCAACAGCCGCGCCAAAATCGATAAGGGAGAAGATGATGCCGCTGCCCACCGACAACTTCATCCGCATCAGGCGGGTCATTGAACGAACCGGCCTCAGCCGTGCGACGATCTACCGAAAGGTACGCAACGACACTTTTCCGAAGCCGCGTCAGCTCGGCGCCAACTGCGTCGGATGGTATGAATCCGAAGTGGATAGCTGGATCGTCGACCCGCGCTAGCGACGCTTGCCATCGAGCAGGACCATCGGCGCGGCGAGCCCGGCACTCAGCATATCCGCCCATTCCTGCGCGATCTCGAAACGACGTTCCATGAAGGCGGCGCGGTTGTAGGCGCTCTCTACCTTGTTCTTGGGAAGGTGCGCCAGCATCAGGTCGATCACCTTGGCGTCCAGCTCAGAGAGTGCCTTTTGTCCGCTCGCGCGCGCCTCCCGTTCCGCCTTCTCGTTCATGATCGTGGAAAATGTCGCGCGCCAGCCATGCGGCACATGCCGACCATGATAGCCCACACGGTTGTAGAGATAGCCGATCGCGTTCTCGCTCATTGGCCGATGCGCGTGGCGCTGCGAGGGAAATACCAGGCGGTTGCGGCCAGTAATCTGACGCATCGCACGCAGCACGTCGACCGCATGGGTAGAAAGGGGCACCAGATGCTCGAAGGCATCCTCATCCTTGCGATCAAGAATGAGCTTCATGCGCGCGGCCGGGATGCGCCATAGCGGTTTTGCCTCGGGCGCCAGCTCGGCACGATTCCAGTCCACTTCCTCGAACTCGTCCCAGGAGACGCCCCGGATTATGCCGGGGCGAACAGCCGTCAATGCGAGGAGGCGAGACGCGAGCTTCACCACCGGTGTGGCACCCGATGCTTCAGCGGCAACCAGCACCTTGCGGACCTCGTCGAGCTGGATGATCGCAGGCTGCCGTCCCTTTTTCGGCATGGGCTTGAGCGCCTTGACGATGCCTGCTGCCGGATCGTGCGTTGCGATCCCCTCGGATACGGCAAAGCCAAAGATCGCAGAAATGCGCTGGCGCAGGCGTCGCGCGGTCTCGATCGAACCGCGTGCCTCCACCTTGCGCAGGGTCGCAAGAATGACTGGGCCGTCAATCGCGGGTATCGGCAGCTTGCCAAGATCAGGAAAAACATCATTCTCAAGGCTGGTGATCACATCGTCGGCATGGACGGGCGCCCAGCGGGATTTCTGCAGTTCGTGCCACGCACGCCCCAGTTTCTCGAATGTCTCCATTGCCGCCGCCGCGCTGGCAAGCTTGCGTTTGCGCTTTTCGACCGCCGGGTCCTGAAATTCGCGTACCTGCTGACGCGCTTCGTCACGAAGGTCGCGAGCTTCGCTCAGCGAGATTTCGGGATATTGACCGAACACCAGCCGCTTTTCGCGTCCAGCAAAGCGATATTTGAGACGCCAGGATTTCACGCCTTTGGTTGTGACGAAGAGGTACAAGCCGCCCGAATCTCCGAGCTTGTAATCCTTCTCGCGACCCTGCGCTTTTCTGGCCTGCAACTCAGTGAGCATCGATGCCCCCAAATCTCATTTGCGTGCCCCCAAAATGCCCCCAATTGCGATGAGATTTGGGGGCATCGGCAGCAACCGACTGAGACAAAGGCTAGCCGAAAATCGGCTAAAACTCAAGGTTTTCTGGGGTTTTAGAGACCCTCTGAACAGGGTCTCTGGCGGAGCGGGAGGGATTCGAACCCTCGATACGGTTTTGCCGTATACTCACTTTCCAGGCGAGCGCCTTCGACCACTCGGCCACCGCTCCGCATCGCTGGAAGCACGCCCCTAGAGGGTGATTGCCGCGCGCGCAAGGTGCGAAACGATCTTGGCTTTACCGTGGTGGATGGGGCGTGCCACGATATCGCCATGAAAAGCCTGGTCCGCCCCGCCCTTCTCTCGCTTGCCGCCTCAGCGCTCGGCGTCGCCGCAGGGGC encodes:
- a CDS encoding DUF2274 domain-containing protein; the protein is MADLKLPRLPERTPVKLTISVSPDLPEALGCYAQLYAETYGQTESIADLVPYMLQGFLDSDRAFARSRQQPRQNR
- a CDS encoding helix-turn-helix transcriptional regulator; the protein is MPLPTDNFIRIRRVIERTGLSRATIYRKVRNDTFPKPRQLGANCVGWYESEVDSWIVDPR
- a CDS encoding tyrosine-type recombinase/integrase, which gives rise to MLTELQARKAQGREKDYKLGDSGGLYLFVTTKGVKSWRLKYRFAGREKRLVFGQYPEISLSEARDLRDEARQQVREFQDPAVEKRKRKLASAAAAMETFEKLGRAWHELQKSRWAPVHADDVITSLENDVFPDLGKLPIPAIDGPVILATLRKVEARGSIETARRLRQRISAIFGFAVSEGIATHDPAAGIVKALKPMPKKGRQPAIIQLDEVRKVLVAAEASGATPVVKLASRLLALTAVRPGIIRGVSWDEFEEVDWNRAELAPEAKPLWRIPAARMKLILDRKDEDAFEHLVPLSTHAVDVLRAMRQITGRNRLVFPSQRHAHRPMSENAIGYLYNRVGYHGRHVPHGWRATFSTIMNEKAEREARASGQKALSELDAKVIDLMLAHLPKNKVESAYNRAAFMERRFEIAQEWADMLSAGLAAPMVLLDGKRR